From a region of the Salinispira pacifica genome:
- the map gene encoding type I methionyl aminopeptidase → MIKIKNQEQIEGIRVSCRLLADLFDVLETEVKPGISPAELDRLARTFISDNGGTPAFLGYGGFPAALCTSVNSQVIHGIPNEKPLAEGDVISIDCGINLNGYISDSAYTFPVGAVSEEVAALLKTTEESLYKGIDAAVYGNRVKDISRAVYKHCKPKGYGIVREYSGHGVGLEVHEEPSVPNYPGGGPNPRLKPGMVLAIEPMINLGGDSVYVQDDDWTVETRDRSISAHFEHTVAIYEDHTEILTLRKRNP, encoded by the coding sequence ATGATAAAGATTAAAAATCAGGAACAGATTGAAGGCATACGTGTATCCTGCCGACTGTTGGCCGACCTTTTTGATGTTCTTGAAACAGAAGTGAAACCGGGGATTTCCCCTGCAGAATTGGACCGCCTCGCCCGTACATTTATTTCGGATAACGGAGGAACGCCGGCATTTCTGGGCTACGGCGGGTTTCCTGCAGCCCTCTGCACGTCGGTTAATTCCCAGGTGATTCACGGAATCCCCAACGAAAAGCCTCTGGCGGAAGGGGATGTAATTTCCATCGATTGCGGGATCAATCTGAACGGATATATCAGCGACAGCGCATACACCTTTCCGGTTGGAGCCGTCTCTGAAGAGGTGGCCGCTTTGCTGAAGACCACCGAGGAAAGCCTGTATAAGGGAATTGATGCCGCAGTCTACGGCAACCGGGTCAAGGATATTTCCCGGGCCGTGTACAAACACTGCAAGCCCAAAGGATACGGGATTGTCCGTGAGTACTCGGGGCATGGCGTGGGACTGGAAGTACATGAGGAACCCAGCGTACCGAATTATCCGGGCGGTGGGCCCAACCCCCGGCTGAAACCGGGAATGGTTCTCGCCATTGAGCCAATGATAAATTTGGGCGGCGACAGCGTATACGTACAGGATGACGACTGGACGGTTGAAACCCGGGACAGAAGCATTTCAGCTCATTTCGAGCATACAGTGGCAATATATGAAGATCATACAGAGATACTCACTCTGCGAAAACGGAACCCATAG
- a CDS encoding trypsin-like peptidase domain-containing protein translates to MNIHSKVFLAVIAVILLFSGCNSAGEPASSQEAPVRVNAPAVMDMEEMQNSFRSVIQAVLPAVVRVDVVEVRNVEVPQGENSIPFFDFFFNPEGDNGEREREFRSEGLGSGIIVRRDGNSFYVLTNAHVVGEAEEITIRLDDGRSYLGTLVGRDERKDLALVEFTSRERDIVIATLGDSDTLQVGDWVLAMGSPLGFQSTVTAGIVSALGRTGGPQGNISDFIQTDAAINRGNSGGALVNIYGEVVGINTWISSQTGEASDWASQFPSIM, encoded by the coding sequence ATGAATATTCACAGCAAGGTATTTTTGGCAGTCATAGCAGTCATTCTTTTGTTCAGTGGCTGCAATTCCGCCGGTGAGCCTGCAAGCAGTCAGGAAGCCCCGGTGAGGGTAAATGCACCGGCGGTGATGGATATGGAAGAGATGCAGAACTCCTTCCGTTCAGTGATTCAGGCTGTGCTCCCGGCAGTTGTCAGGGTGGATGTGGTTGAAGTACGTAATGTGGAAGTTCCACAAGGTGAAAACAGCATCCCTTTCTTCGACTTTTTCTTTAACCCCGAGGGTGATAATGGCGAACGTGAACGGGAATTCCGCAGTGAAGGCCTGGGCTCGGGAATAATTGTCCGCAGAGACGGCAACAGTTTTTACGTGCTTACCAACGCCCATGTGGTGGGAGAAGCGGAGGAAATCACTATCCGGCTGGATGACGGGCGCTCATATCTGGGAACGCTTGTGGGCAGGGACGAACGGAAAGATTTGGCCCTTGTTGAGTTTACCTCCAGGGAGCGGGACATTGTTATCGCAACCCTGGGCGATTCTGACACCCTGCAGGTGGGTGACTGGGTTCTTGCCATGGGTTCGCCCCTGGGTTTCCAATCCACCGTAACCGCAGGAATCGTATCTGCGTTGGGAAGAACCGGCGGTCCCCAGGGCAATATCAGCGATTTTATCCAGACGGATGCTGCAATCAACCGGGGTAACTCGGGCGGCGCTTTGGTAAATATTTACGGCGAAGTTGTGGGAATAAACACCTGGATCAGTTCCCAGACCGGGGAAGCATCGGATTGGGCTTCTCAATTCCCATCAATAATGTGA
- a CDS encoding PDZ domain-containing protein has translation MGFSIPINNVKKAVDDFIEQGMVEYGWLGVSIISIDESIAEGLNLDNTDGALINSVYQNSPAGRSALRPGDFITGINGLEIDSSDALVREVGDLIAGETAEFQLIRNGSEINVEVEITSRDTEEEIAGQSRDLFPGFSVYPLTDEIQEQIEGASDLQGVIVSQVIPRTPSAIAGLSAGDIVTAVNGADISDLVEFYEALGQSDDETEISYWREGVELKVTIVK, from the coding sequence TTGGGCTTCTCAATTCCCATCAATAATGTGAAGAAGGCCGTGGATGATTTTATTGAACAGGGCATGGTTGAATACGGATGGCTGGGCGTGAGCATCATTTCCATTGATGAAAGCATTGCTGAAGGGTTGAATCTTGATAACACAGACGGTGCTCTGATAAATTCAGTGTATCAGAATTCACCTGCCGGAAGATCCGCTCTGCGTCCAGGCGATTTTATTACCGGAATCAATGGATTGGAGATTGACAGTTCAGATGCGCTGGTTCGTGAAGTCGGTGATCTCATAGCAGGGGAAACCGCAGAATTCCAGCTCATCCGCAACGGCAGTGAAATAAATGTTGAAGTTGAAATCACTTCCCGGGATACAGAAGAGGAGATAGCCGGTCAGTCAAGAGATCTATTCCCCGGATTTTCCGTATATCCTCTTACCGATGAAATACAGGAACAGATTGAAGGTGCTTCTGACCTTCAGGGTGTAATAGTCAGCCAGGTTATTCCCCGCACACCTTCGGCCATCGCAGGACTTTCCGCCGGAGACATCGTAACCGCTGTCAACGGTGCAGATATTTCCGATCTGGTGGAATTCTATGAAGCGCTCGGTCAATCGGATGATGAAACAGAGATCAGTTACTGGCGGGAAGGTGTCGAGCTGAAAGTGACTATCGTAAAATAA